Proteins encoded within one genomic window of Glycine soja cultivar W05 chromosome 1, ASM419377v2, whole genome shotgun sequence:
- the LOC114405704 gene encoding uncharacterized protein LOC114405704 — MDALDLSNLKVEKMNIINSVAKTLRILELCIALFFLSWFLTRLPFALQISADYLRSPLFVFAVSNAIIAAVLAQSRRFDQSNSASPVIEAEHHQISDTCTDNDSGAAIDSNFGKFYRRSQSEKLTEKSEERNDTARRELRRSETEKAREKSYPQDKLSNEEFRRTIEAFIANQMRLLREDSLAISLCN, encoded by the coding sequence ATGGACGCATTAGACTTGAGCAACTTGAAAGTAGAGAAAATGAACATCATTAACAGCGTTGCGAAGACGCTTCGCATTCTCGAACTCTGCATcgctctcttctttctttcgTGGTTCCTCACGCGCCTCCCTTTCGCCCTCCAAATCTCCGCCGACTACCTCCGCAGTCCTCTCTTTGTCTTCGCCGTCTCCAATGCCATCATCGCCGCCGTCCTCGCCCAGTCCCGCCGGTTCGACCAATCCAATTCTGCTTCTCCCGTGATAGAGGCGGAGCACCACCAGATCAGTGACACGTGTACGGACAATGATTCAGGCGCCGCAATAGATTCTAACTTTGGAAAATTCTATCGCCGGAGTCAGTCGGAGAAGTTGACGGAGAAGAGCGAGGAAAGGAATGATACGGCGAGGCGGGAACTCCGGCGGTCGGAGACGGAGAAAGCGCGGGAAAAATCGTATCCGCAGGATAAGCTGAGCAACGAGGAGTTCAGGCGCACGATAGAGGCGTTCATTGCAAATCAAATGAGGTTGCTGCGAGAAGACTCCTTGGCCATTTCGctttgtaattaa